A genomic segment from Janthinobacterium sp. 64 encodes:
- a CDS encoding HAD family hydrolase, which yields MNASAPALTQRAFLFDMDGTIVDNMAFHTTSWLAFFERHGHALDADAFFRDTAGRQGHEIIAQYLGADADHVTLLAEKEVVYRELYGPHLATVPGFDQLIASARQAGVGLVVGTAAPAENIAFTLDGLDLRHRFDAIVGAADVERGKPHPDVFLKGALLAGALPHNCIVFEDAPLGVEAARRAGMRVVVLTTTLPAEAFAAFDNIIAIVPDFSALDVDALFASVAPALAPHHQ from the coding sequence ATGAACGCATCCGCTCCGGCATTGACGCAGCGCGCCTTCCTGTTCGACATGGATGGCACGATCGTCGACAACATGGCCTTCCACACGACATCGTGGCTGGCGTTCTTTGAACGTCACGGCCATGCGCTGGATGCGGATGCCTTTTTCCGCGACACGGCAGGACGGCAGGGACATGAAATCATCGCCCAATACCTGGGCGCGGATGCCGACCACGTCACCCTGCTGGCTGAAAAGGAAGTCGTCTACCGCGAACTGTATGGCCCGCACCTGGCGACGGTGCCTGGCTTCGACCAGCTGATCGCCAGCGCGCGCCAGGCTGGCGTGGGACTGGTGGTGGGCACGGCCGCGCCGGCCGAGAACATCGCGTTCACGCTCGACGGCCTGGACCTGCGCCACCGCTTCGACGCCATCGTCGGCGCCGCCGACGTGGAACGGGGCAAGCCGCATCCGGACGTTTTCCTGAAAGGCGCGCTGCTGGCCGGCGCGCTGCCGCACAACTGCATCGTCTTTGAAGACGCGCCCCTGGGCGTGGAAGCGGCGCGCCGTGCCGGCATGCGCGTCGTGGTACTCACCACCACCCTGCCAGCCGAAGCGTTTGCCGCGTTCGACAACATCATTGCCATCGTGCCGGATTTCTCCGCACTCGACGTCGACGCACTGTTTGCCAGCGTGGCGCCAGCGCTGGCGCCACATCACCAATAA
- the prfB gene encoding peptide chain release factor 2 (programmed frameshift): MEAERINIISALLNDLTVREAELRRYLDFTVKSEKLEQVNEELEDPTVWNDPKRAQDLGKEKKALEAIVFTLAKADADLRDTRDLFDMAREEGDDDTLEAIEQDVQEIRKVIESMEFRRMFNNPMDPNNCFIDIQAGAGGTEAQDWASMLLRQYLRYCERKGFKVEILEQSDGEVAGIKTATLKVEGDHAYGFLRTETGVHRLVRKSPFDSANGRHTSFTSLFVYPEVDDSIEIDVNPADIRVDTYRASGAGGQHINKTDSAVRMTHAPTGIVVQCQNDRSQHRNRAEAMEMLKAKLYEHELRKRMSEQQKLEDSKTDVGWGHQIRSYVLDQSRIKDLRTGFETGNTKGVLDGDIDEFISASLKQGV; encoded by the exons ATGGAAGCCGAACGCATCAATATCATCTCCGCCCTGCTCAACGACCTGACGGTCCGCGAAGCCGAACTTCGGAGGTATCTT GACTTCACTGTCAAGTCGGAGAAACTAGAGCAAGTCAACGAAGAGCTGGAAGATCCCACCGTCTGGAACGATCCCAAGCGCGCCCAGGACCTCGGTAAAGAGAAGAAGGCGCTGGAAGCGATCGTCTTCACCCTGGCCAAGGCCGATGCCGACCTGCGCGACACCCGCGACCTGTTCGACATGGCGCGCGAAGAAGGCGATGACGACACGCTCGAAGCGATCGAGCAGGACGTGCAGGAAATCCGCAAGGTCATCGAAAGCATGGAATTTCGCCGGATGTTCAACAATCCGATGGACCCGAACAACTGCTTCATCGACATCCAGGCCGGTGCCGGCGGTACGGAAGCCCAGGACTGGGCGTCGATGCTGCTGCGCCAGTACCTGCGCTATTGCGAACGCAAGGGTTTTAAAGTTGAAATCCTCGAGCAGTCCGACGGCGAGGTAGCCGGCATCAAGACGGCCACCCTGAAGGTCGAGGGCGATCACGCCTACGGCTTCCTGCGCACGGAAACGGGCGTGCACCGCCTGGTGCGCAAGTCGCCATTCGACTCGGCCAACGGCCGCCACACCTCGTTTACGTCGCTGTTCGTGTATCCCGAAGTCGACGATTCGATCGAGATCGACGTCAACCCGGCCGATATCCGCGTCGATACCTACCGCGCGTCGGGCGCCGGCGGTCAGCACATCAACAAGACCGACTCCGCCGTCCGCATGACCCATGCGCCGACCGGCATCGTGGTGCAGTGCCAGAACGACCGTTCGCAGCACCGCAACCGCGCCGAAGCGATGGAAATGCTGAAAGCGAAACTGTACGAGCATGAACTGCGCAAGCGCATGAGCGAGCAGCAAAAGCTGGAAGACTCGAAGACGGACGTGGGCTGGGGTCACCAGATCCGCTCCTACGTGCTGGACCAGTCCCGCATCAAGGACTTGCGCACCGGTTTCGAGACGGGCAATACCAAGGGCGTGCTCGATGGCGACATCGACGAGTTCATTTCCGCCTCGCTCAAGCAAGGCGTGTAA
- a CDS encoding branched-chain amino acid ABC transporter ATP-binding protein/permease, whose translation MNKKFTMLALSAAGLAALVLFPIVIPNPYYIHLAETILIYAILLFGLDIVVGYTGQVSLGHAGLFGIGSYATGVLVFKLGLSFWLAIPASIVGAALFGAILALPALRVTGPYLAMVTLAFGTIIQILINEMSFLTEGPMGIKIHKPVLFGHKLTEVEYYYMVAALMVISLVVVHRILKSNLGRAFEALRDSPIASDCMGVSVYRYKVYAFVISAGFAGLAGSLYAYSEEYISPNTYNFELTILFLLAVIMGGRKTRSGALIGALIVVMLPSLLADIELFRKIAVAAAVLGVIGSAFMLAKKRSTVRGVLVPLVATIGLAAYSYKLDNMIDWRLTIFGLMTLFVVYYLQDGIVGFLMSFVGKGRRHVQAVASHGVAPFDHAQGGQRGETLLRVDQALMQFGGLKALNQVDLNVTQGSVHGLIGPNGSGKSTMMNVLTGIYKPTAGKVEFAGAVISGRTPSEIALGGVARTFQNVQLFGEMTATENVLVGLHNTFKSNMLDVMLHTPRYKREERLARERAASILEFVGLADLANEEARNLPYGKQRLLEIGRALGLNPRLLLLDEPAAGLTAPDIKELMAIIRKIRDHGITIILIEHHMDVVMALSDVVTVLDFGQKIAEGAPALVQSDPKVIEAYLGGSAETLSPAAH comes from the coding sequence ATGAACAAGAAATTCACCATGCTGGCGCTCAGCGCGGCGGGCCTGGCCGCGCTCGTGCTGTTCCCGATCGTCATCCCGAATCCGTATTACATCCACCTGGCCGAGACCATCCTGATCTACGCCATCCTGCTGTTCGGCCTCGACATCGTCGTCGGCTACACGGGGCAGGTGTCGCTGGGCCACGCGGGCCTGTTCGGCATCGGCTCGTATGCCACGGGCGTGCTGGTGTTCAAGCTGGGCCTGTCGTTTTGGCTGGCCATTCCCGCCAGCATCGTAGGCGCGGCCCTGTTTGGCGCCATCCTCGCCTTGCCGGCCCTGCGCGTGACGGGGCCGTACCTCGCCATGGTCACGCTCGCCTTCGGCACCATCATACAAATCCTGATCAATGAAATGAGCTTCCTGACGGAAGGCCCGATGGGCATCAAGATCCACAAGCCCGTCCTGTTCGGCCACAAACTGACGGAAGTCGAGTACTACTACATGGTCGCCGCGCTGATGGTGATCTCGCTGGTGGTGGTGCACCGCATCCTGAAGTCGAATCTGGGCCGCGCGTTCGAAGCCTTGCGCGACAGCCCCATCGCTTCGGACTGCATGGGCGTGTCCGTGTATCGCTATAAAGTGTATGCCTTCGTCATCAGCGCCGGCTTCGCGGGCCTGGCCGGCAGCCTGTATGCGTATTCGGAAGAGTATATCTCGCCCAATACCTACAACTTCGAGCTGACCATTCTGTTCCTGCTGGCCGTCATCATGGGCGGGCGCAAGACGCGCTCGGGTGCCTTGATCGGCGCGCTGATCGTCGTCATGCTGCCCAGCCTGCTGGCGGACATCGAATTGTTCCGCAAGATCGCCGTGGCCGCCGCCGTGCTGGGCGTGATCGGCTCGGCCTTCATGCTGGCCAAGAAGCGTTCCACCGTGCGCGGCGTGCTCGTGCCGCTGGTCGCCACCATCGGCCTGGCCGCGTATTCCTATAAACTGGATAATATGATCGACTGGCGCCTGACCATCTTCGGCCTGATGACCTTGTTTGTCGTGTACTACCTGCAGGACGGCATCGTCGGCTTCCTGATGAGTTTTGTGGGCAAGGGCCGGCGCCATGTGCAGGCGGTCGCCTCGCACGGCGTGGCGCCTTTTGACCACGCCCAGGGTGGCCAGCGCGGCGAAACGCTGCTGCGCGTGGACCAGGCCCTGATGCAATTCGGCGGCCTGAAAGCGCTGAACCAGGTGGACTTGAACGTCACGCAAGGCTCGGTGCACGGCTTGATCGGGCCGAACGGCTCCGGCAAGAGCACGATGATGAACGTGCTGACGGGGATCTACAAGCCGACGGCGGGCAAGGTCGAATTTGCCGGCGCCGTCATTTCCGGCCGCACGCCGTCCGAAATCGCGCTGGGCGGCGTGGCGCGCACCTTCCAGAACGTGCAGCTGTTCGGCGAGATGACGGCCACCGAAAACGTGCTGGTGGGCTTGCACAACACCTTCAAGTCCAACATGCTGGACGTGATGCTGCATACGCCGCGCTACAAGCGCGAAGAGCGCCTGGCGCGCGAGCGGGCCGCCAGCATCCTCGAATTCGTCGGCCTGGCCGACCTGGCCAACGAAGAGGCGCGCAATCTGCCGTATGGCAAGCAGCGGCTGCTGGAGATCGGCCGCGCGCTGGGCCTCAACCCGCGGTTACTGCTGCTCGACGAACCGGCGGCCGGCCTGACGGCGCCCGACATCAAGGAGCTGATGGCCATCATCCGCAAGATCCGCGACCACGGCATCACCATCATCCTGATCGAGCACCACATGGACGTGGTGATGGCCCTGTCG
- a CDS encoding branched-chain amino acid ABC transporter permease, whose translation MEIFLQLVFSGVALGMIYAVIAFGYQLTFATSGTLNFGQGESLMLGALVGLSLVGTIHGGPYMSYLLMVPIVIAFGALQGVFVEWIGVRPAIKIKSEFGWIMSTIALAIIFKNVAENIWGKDDLTFPSPLSAAPFKVLGANVQPMQVAVIVGALAIMLAVELFNRKSIYGKAVVATANDRDAAGLMGINTGMVITFSYALSSATAAFAGVLVAPLTLTGATMGASLGLKAFAVAIIGGLTSGVGAIVGGLILGIAETTTGYYISTGYKEVPGLLLLLLVLAVKPSGLFGKAAIKKV comes from the coding sequence ATGGAAATCTTCCTGCAGCTTGTCTTCAGCGGCGTCGCGCTGGGCATGATCTATGCCGTCATCGCCTTCGGCTATCAGCTGACCTTTGCCACTTCCGGCACCCTCAATTTCGGCCAGGGCGAGTCCCTGATGCTGGGCGCGCTGGTGGGCCTGTCCCTGGTGGGCACCATCCACGGCGGCCCTTACATGAGCTATTTGCTGATGGTCCCCATCGTCATCGCCTTCGGCGCCTTGCAGGGCGTGTTCGTCGAATGGATAGGCGTGCGGCCCGCCATCAAGATCAAGTCCGAATTCGGCTGGATCATGTCGACCATCGCGCTGGCCATCATCTTTAAAAACGTGGCGGAAAACATCTGGGGCAAGGACGACCTGACCTTCCCGTCGCCGCTCAGCGCCGCGCCGTTCAAGGTCTTGGGCGCCAATGTGCAGCCGATGCAGGTAGCCGTCATCGTCGGCGCGCTGGCCATCATGCTGGCCGTCGAGCTGTTCAACCGCAAGTCGATCTACGGCAAGGCCGTGGTGGCGACGGCGAACGACCGCGACGCGGCCGGCCTGATGGGCATCAATACGGGCATGGTGATCACCTTTTCGTATGCGCTGTCGTCGGCCACGGCCGCCTTTGCGGGCGTGCTGGTGGCGCCTTTGACCCTGACCGGCGCCACCATGGGCGCCTCGCTGGGCTTGAAAGCGTTTGCAGTGGCCATCATCGGCGGGCTGACCTCGGGCGTGGGCGCCATCGTCGGCGGCCTGATCCTGGGCATCGCCGAGACCACCACCGGCTATTACATTTCCACCGGCTACAAGGAAGTGCCAGGCCTGCTGCTCTTGCTGCTGGTGCTGGCCGTCAAGCCGTCCGGCCTGTTCGGCAAAGCCGCGATCAAGAAAGTCTGA
- a CDS encoding Gfo/Idh/MocA family protein — MKKTGWILVGASTVAREWMVDAIRQQGDAEVLAVVSRDAARGAAFAEQFGIAASYTDLDAALAHPGADAVYISTTNEWHMAQTLQAARAGKHVLCEKPLALNLEDARRMVDGCAEAGVVLGINHHLRNAASHGKVRELIRAGEIGQPLYGRVLHANNLPQHLRGWRLDAPESGGVTLDMFVHDVDTLRFLLDAEPRHVTACATSGGMTVAGLEEGLMAVIEFDNGTLVQVHDAFNAPHSLSGVEIIGTKGTIFATGVMTQRPVGSISLTRDGGSIDIPVEHENLYVRSVRAFQRAMRGEGQPAATGDDGMRALATALAAQQASRSHQRVTLAG; from the coding sequence ATGAAGAAAACCGGATGGATTTTGGTCGGCGCCAGCACCGTGGCGCGCGAATGGATGGTCGACGCGATTCGCCAGCAGGGCGATGCCGAAGTGCTGGCCGTGGTCAGCCGGGACGCCGCGCGCGGCGCCGCCTTTGCCGAACAATTCGGCATCGCCGCCAGCTACACGGACCTCGACGCGGCGCTCGCGCATCCGGGCGCGGACGCCGTGTACATCAGCACCACCAACGAGTGGCACATGGCGCAGACCTTGCAGGCGGCGCGCGCCGGCAAGCACGTGCTGTGCGAAAAGCCGCTGGCGCTGAACCTGGAGGACGCCCGCCGCATGGTCGATGGCTGCGCCGAAGCGGGCGTGGTGCTGGGGATTAACCACCACCTGCGCAACGCGGCCAGCCACGGCAAGGTGCGCGAGCTGATACGCGCGGGCGAGATCGGCCAGCCCCTGTATGGCCGCGTGCTGCACGCGAACAACCTGCCGCAGCACCTGCGCGGCTGGCGCCTGGACGCGCCGGAGTCGGGTGGCGTCACGCTCGACATGTTCGTGCACGACGTCGACACCCTGCGCTTCCTGCTCGACGCGGAGCCGCGCCACGTCACCGCCTGCGCCACCAGCGGCGGCATGACGGTGGCCGGGCTGGAAGAGGGACTGATGGCCGTCATCGAGTTCGACAACGGCACCCTGGTGCAGGTGCACGACGCGTTCAACGCGCCGCATTCGCTGTCCGGCGTGGAAATCATCGGCACGAAGGGCACCATCTTCGCCACCGGCGTGATGACGCAGCGCCCCGTTGGCAGCATCAGCCTGACGCGCGACGGCGGCAGCATCGACATCCCTGTCGAGCATGAAAACCTGTACGTGCGCTCGGTGCGCGCCTTCCAGCGCGCCATGCGCGGCGAAGGGCAGCCGGCCGCCACCGGCGACGACGGCATGCGCGCGCTGGCCACGGCGCTGGCGGCGCAGCAGGCCAGCCGCAGCCACCAGCGCGTGACCCTGGCCGGCTGA
- a CDS encoding ABC transporter substrate-binding protein: protein MNLKQKLLVASLVLGFSQAAVAADPIKIGVSGPFTGGSAPMGVSMRDGVKLAVAEINAKGGVLGRSLLLIERDDEAKNERGVQIAQELINKEKVAATVGYINTGVALASQRFYQEAKIPVMNNVATGSIVTKQFADQPENYIFRNAANDTIQSGMIVHEAIENRKFKKVAILADSTNYGQLGREDLEKALEKKGVKPVAIEKYNIKDVDMTAQLLKAKQAGAEVVLTYGIGPELAQIANGMEKLGWKVPLIGSWTLAMGNFIDNAGKNGNGTRMPQTFIQDASTPKRKAFIDAYVAAYKPSGGRMPSAVSAAQGYDSIYLLAAAFKQAGGTDGPKVRAALENLTDKVEGAVTTYNKPFSKTNHEAITAELTVFGEVKDGKVVLAK from the coding sequence ATGAATTTGAAACAGAAATTGCTTGTGGCAAGTTTGGTTTTGGGTTTCTCGCAGGCGGCAGTCGCAGCCGACCCCATCAAGATCGGCGTGTCCGGACCGTTCACGGGCGGTTCTGCGCCGATGGGCGTGTCGATGCGCGACGGCGTCAAGCTGGCTGTCGCTGAAATCAATGCCAAAGGCGGCGTGCTGGGCCGTTCCTTGCTGCTGATCGAGCGCGATGACGAAGCGAAGAACGAGCGCGGCGTGCAAATCGCCCAAGAACTGATCAACAAGGAAAAAGTCGCCGCCACCGTCGGCTATATCAACACGGGCGTAGCGCTGGCTTCGCAGCGCTTCTACCAGGAAGCGAAGATTCCCGTCATGAACAATGTGGCGACGGGCTCCATCGTCACCAAGCAGTTCGCCGACCAGCCGGAAAACTACATCTTCCGCAATGCGGCCAATGACACCATCCAGTCCGGCATGATCGTGCATGAGGCCATCGAGAACCGCAAGTTCAAGAAAGTGGCGATCCTCGCCGACTCGACCAACTATGGCCAGCTGGGCCGCGAAGACCTGGAAAAGGCGCTGGAAAAGAAAGGCGTCAAGCCCGTCGCCATTGAAAAATACAACATCAAGGACGTCGACATGACGGCCCAGTTGCTGAAAGCCAAGCAGGCCGGCGCGGAAGTGGTGCTGACCTACGGCATCGGCCCGGAACTGGCGCAGATCGCCAACGGCATGGAAAAACTGGGCTGGAAAGTGCCGCTGATCGGCAGCTGGACCCTGGCCATGGGTAACTTCATCGACAACGCGGGCAAGAACGGCAACGGCACGCGCATGCCGCAAACCTTCATCCAGGATGCCAGCACGCCGAAGCGCAAGGCCTTCATCGACGCCTATGTGGCTGCCTACAAGCCATCGGGCGGCCGCATGCCGTCGGCCGTTTCGGCTGCGCAAGGCTACGATTCCATCTACCTGCTGGCTGCGGCCTTCAAGCAGGCGGGCGGCACCGATGGCCCGAAAGTGCGCGCCGCGCTGGAAAACCTGACGGACAAGGTCGAAGGCGCCGTCACGACCTACAACAAACCGTTCAGCAAGACCAACCATGAAGCGATCACGGCCGAGCTGACCGTGTTTGGCGAAGTCAAGGACGGCAAGGTCGTCCTCGCCAAGTAA
- a CDS encoding tetratricopeptide repeat protein — MMLANLLLAAALASPVVAAPDVTARAKVLMRAGTASQPQARALFEQAAGQGSGPAAYYLGLMLKNGMGGPQDGAAALRWLELAAQRGVAPAMFIVANMLLTSDEVRARYWLDAACDLGYPEALQQKSVALSEGQMGYAHNEEQGNLYLKMATHAMGHRPPEP, encoded by the coding sequence ATGATGCTGGCAAACTTGCTGCTGGCCGCCGCGCTGGCGTCGCCCGTGGTGGCCGCGCCCGATGTCACCGCCCGGGCCAAGGTGCTGATGCGCGCAGGGACAGCGTCCCAGCCGCAGGCGCGCGCGCTGTTCGAACAGGCGGCTGGGCAGGGCAGCGGTCCCGCAGCGTACTATCTTGGCCTGATGCTGAAAAACGGCATGGGCGGGCCGCAGGACGGCGCCGCCGCGCTGCGCTGGCTGGAGCTGGCCGCGCAACGCGGCGTGGCGCCGGCCATGTTCATCGTGGCGAACATGCTGCTGACGAGCGACGAGGTCAGGGCGCGCTACTGGCTCGACGCCGCCTGCGACCTCGGCTACCCGGAAGCGCTGCAGCAGAAATCCGTGGCCCTGAGCGAAGGGCAGATGGGCTATGCGCACAATGAGGAGCAGGGCAATCTGTACCTGAAGATGGCCACGCACGCGATGGGACACCGCCCGCCGGAACCTTAG
- the lysS gene encoding lysine--tRNA ligase, giving the protein MTTDIQEQAAAPDENKIIAERRVKLAALREQGIAFPNDFRPEHKAADLHAQYGSKTREELEAEPVTVVLAGRMMLKREAGKKAAFATLQDASGPKADGRIQIYATLDLTGEAAMAALHHYDLGDILGVTGTLFKTKTDELTIKVTELRLITKSLRPLPDKFHGLADQETKYRQRYVDLIMNEETRRTFKARTAAISSIRRFMEKNEFMEVETPMLHTIPGGAAAKPFVTHHNALDMEMYLRIAPELYLKRLVVGGFDRVFEINRNFRNEGVSIRHNPEFTMMEFYAAYTDYKWLMDFTEAVIRQAAIDAHGTATLTYGGRELDLAKPFHRLTIVEAINKYAPGYTPEQLNDADFIKEELKKFGVKPFATAGLGALQLALFEETAEAQLWEPTYIIDYPVEVSPLARASDTVAGITERFELFMVGREIANGFSELNDAEDQSARFLAQVAAKDAGDEEAMFYDADYIRALEYGMPPAGGCGIGIDRLMMIITDSPNIRDVLLFPHLRREE; this is encoded by the coding sequence ATGACTACGGATATCCAAGAACAAGCCGCCGCCCCCGATGAAAACAAGATCATCGCCGAGCGCCGCGTCAAGCTGGCAGCACTGCGCGAACAAGGCATCGCCTTCCCGAACGATTTCCGCCCCGAGCACAAGGCGGCCGATCTGCACGCGCAATACGGCAGCAAGACGCGCGAAGAGCTGGAAGCCGAACCTGTCACCGTGGTGCTGGCCGGCCGCATGATGCTCAAGCGCGAAGCGGGCAAGAAAGCCGCTTTCGCCACCCTGCAAGACGCTTCCGGCCCGAAAGCCGATGGCCGCATCCAGATCTACGCCACGCTCGATCTCACCGGCGAAGCGGCCATGGCCGCCCTGCACCACTATGACCTGGGCGATATCCTGGGCGTGACGGGCACGCTGTTCAAGACCAAGACGGACGAACTGACCATCAAGGTCACCGAACTGCGTTTGATCACCAAGTCGCTGCGCCCGCTGCCAGACAAATTCCACGGCCTGGCCGATCAGGAAACCAAGTACCGCCAGCGCTACGTCGACCTGATCATGAACGAAGAGACGCGCCGCACCTTCAAGGCGCGTACCGCCGCCATCTCGTCGATCCGCCGCTTCATGGAAAAGAACGAGTTCATGGAAGTGGAAACGCCGATGCTGCACACGATCCCGGGCGGCGCGGCGGCCAAGCCATTCGTCACGCACCACAATGCGCTCGACATGGAAATGTATCTGCGCATCGCGCCCGAGCTGTACCTGAAGCGCCTGGTCGTGGGCGGCTTCGACCGCGTGTTCGAGATCAACCGCAACTTCCGCAACGAAGGCGTGTCGATCCGCCACAATCCGGAATTTACGATGATGGAATTCTACGCGGCCTATACCGACTACAAATGGCTGATGGATTTCACGGAAGCCGTCATCCGCCAGGCCGCCATCGACGCGCACGGCACCGCCACCCTGACCTACGGCGGCCGCGAACTGGATCTGGCAAAACCGTTCCACCGCCTGACCATCGTCGAAGCGATCAACAAGTACGCGCCGGGCTACACGCCGGAGCAGTTGAACGATGCGGACTTCATCAAGGAAGAGCTGAAGAAATTCGGCGTCAAGCCGTTCGCCACGGCCGGCCTGGGCGCGCTGCAACTGGCGCTGTTCGAAGAGACGGCGGAAGCGCAGCTGTGGGAACCGACCTACATCATCGACTACCCTGTTGAAGTGTCGCCACTGGCGCGCGCTTCCGACACGGTGGCCGGCATCACCGAACGTTTTGAATTGTTCATGGTGGGCCGCGAAATTGCCAACGGCTTCTCCGAGTTGAACGATGCGGAAGACCAGTCGGCCCGCTTCCTGGCGCAAGTGGCCGCCAAGGACGCCGGCGATGAAGAGGCGATGTTCTACGACGCCGACTACATCCGCGCGCTGGAATACGGCATGCCGCCAGCCGGCGGCTGCGGCATCGGCATCGACCGCCTGATGATGATCATCACGGATTCGCCGAACATCCGCGACGTCCTGTTGTTCCCGCATTTACGCCGCGAAGAGTAA
- a CDS encoding bifunctional 2',3'-cyclic-nucleotide 2'-phosphodiesterase/3'-nucleotidase, with amino-acid sequence MLQSPRLALLPLLLAGCGALPPAAHEPVRAMAAMPAGSTATLALLETTDLHANVLSYDYYKLQAEPSIGLERTAALIVQARAQFPNNLLLDNGDTIQGTALADYQALVKPLACDQTLAIYKAMNLLKVDGGGIGNHEFNYGLAFLSQVTGNQFDVDSVDSARPRCAGPAFPQVLANVYSVKTGQPLFAPYHIINKQITATGPDGKAITSTVKVGIISFAPPTIMAWDKRWLEGRVYTQGVRETAEKFIPEMRAKGAELVVAISHGGLDDSPYSPTMENGNYYLSQVPGVDAMLIGHSHQLFPNAASTVPQFNLPGVDKVKGLVNGVPTVMANLWGKHLGVIGLRLRHDGKQWVVDKSATTVEARGIQNADKSYVQPDPAIARLVAEEHAATIAYVQTPVGATDFRMSTYFADVGDVSAIEVVNQAQAAYLAAYVKANLPQFAHLPVLSMSSPFKSGSAGVSDYTDVKAGNVALNNAADLYLYPNALYGVKMNGAELKAWLEQSARRFNTIDPNKLEAQELVNAAHPSYNFDAITSADVRYQIDVTQQPGQRIQALSYKGKPVDAAQEFLIATNNYRASGGGNFPGLDGSKTVVASPDNNRELLIAYVTKEKNLTRAKNGSARSWRFAKAATKGPVVFHSAPGVIELAKAAGIGNVTQLKLDDGAGKGFALYQLDLSK; translated from the coding sequence ATGCTTCAATCTCCCCGTCTCGCCCTGTTACCGCTGCTGCTGGCCGGCTGCGGCGCCTTGCCGCCCGCCGCCCACGAACCGGTCCGCGCGATGGCCGCCATGCCAGCAGGCAGCACGGCCACCCTGGCCCTGCTGGAGACGACGGACTTGCACGCGAATGTGCTCAGTTATGATTACTACAAGCTGCAGGCGGAACCGTCGATCGGCCTGGAACGCACGGCGGCCCTGATCGTCCAGGCGCGCGCGCAATTTCCGAACAACCTCTTGCTCGATAACGGCGACACCATCCAGGGCACGGCGCTGGCCGACTACCAGGCATTGGTAAAACCGCTGGCCTGCGACCAGACCCTGGCCATCTACAAGGCCATGAATTTGCTGAAGGTGGACGGCGGCGGCATCGGCAACCATGAATTCAACTACGGCCTGGCGTTCCTGAGCCAGGTCACGGGCAACCAGTTTGACGTCGACAGCGTGGACTCTGCCAGACCGCGCTGCGCCGGCCCCGCCTTCCCGCAAGTGCTGGCCAACGTCTACAGCGTCAAGACGGGCCAGCCCCTGTTTGCGCCATACCACATCATTAACAAGCAGATCACGGCGACCGGCCCCGATGGCAAGGCAATCACCTCCACCGTGAAGGTGGGCATCATCAGCTTTGCACCGCCCACCATCATGGCCTGGGACAAGCGCTGGCTGGAAGGGCGCGTCTACACGCAGGGCGTGCGCGAGACGGCGGAAAAATTCATCCCCGAGATGCGCGCCAAAGGCGCCGAACTGGTAGTGGCCATTTCGCACGGCGGCCTCGATGACAGCCCGTATTCGCCCACCATGGAAAACGGCAATTACTACCTGTCGCAAGTGCCGGGCGTGGACGCCATGCTGATCGGCCATTCGCACCAGCTGTTCCCGAACGCGGCCAGCACGGTGCCGCAGTTTAATTTGCCCGGCGTCGACAAGGTCAAGGGGCTGGTCAACGGCGTGCCCACCGTGATGGCCAATTTGTGGGGCAAGCACCTGGGCGTGATCGGTTTGCGCCTGCGCCACGACGGCAAGCAGTGGGTCGTCGACAAGAGCGCCACGACGGTGGAAGCGCGCGGCATCCAGAACGCGGACAAGAGTTACGTGCAGCCCGATCCTGCCATCGCCAGGCTGGTGGCCGAGGAACACGCGGCGACGATTGCCTACGTGCAGACGCCGGTCGGCGCCACGGACTTCCGCATGTCGACGTATTTCGCCGACGTGGGCGACGTGAGCGCCATCGAGGTAGTGAATCAGGCGCAAGCGGCCTACCTGGCCGCGTATGTGAAGGCGAACCTGCCGCAGTTTGCGCACTTGCCCGTGCTGTCGATGTCGTCGCCGTTCAAGAGCGGCTCGGCCGGCGTGTCCGACTACACGGACGTCAAGGCGGGCAATGTGGCGCTCAATAACGCTGCCGATCTGTATTTGTATCCGAACGCGCTGTACGGCGTGAAGATGAATGGCGCGGAACTGAAAGCCTGGCTGGAACAGTCGGCGCGGCGCTTCAATACCATCGACCCGAACAAGCTCGAAGCGCAGGAACTGGTCAACGCGGCGCACCCGAGCTACAACTTCGACGCCATTACCAGCGCCGACGTGCGCTACCAGATCGACGTCACGCAACAGCCCGGCCAGCGCATCCAGGCGCTGAGCTACAAAGGTAAACCTGTGGACGCGGCGCAGGAGTTCCTCATCGCGACAAATAACTACCGCGCCAGCGGCGGCGGCAACTTCCCTGGCCTCGATGGCAGCAAGACGGTGGTGGCCTCGCCCGACAACAACCGCGAACTGCTGATCGCCTACGTGACCAAGGAAAAGAACCTGACGCGCGCGAAAAACGGCTCGGCGCGCAGCTGGCGCTTCGCCAAGGCCGCGACGAAAGGCCCCGTGGTGTTCCATTCCGCGCCGGGCGTGATCGAGCTGGCCAAAGCGGCCGGCATCGGCAACGTCACGCAGCTGAAGCTTGACGATGGCGCGGGCAAGGGCTTTGCCCTGTACCAGCTCGACCTGTCGAAATGA